From the genome of Vanessa tameamea isolate UH-Manoa-2023 chromosome 16, ilVanTame1 primary haplotype, whole genome shotgun sequence, one region includes:
- the LOC113403060 gene encoding probable serine/threonine-protein kinase DDB_G0282963 isoform X1 produces MVAILEVGTNNNYFASFLPTVNSPPVPHRDITGASAASYRPYNEDYASVQRQLDRPIQTEIDVERTKKDKKWSIGKLFRRKKKDEESGSSSQTDEGGTRSPSKKKSKKKKRTPAVNNFDHIVIRDGRRAQSLANSNIRDTNDDGVLSDPSAGFIKYKDKQETYSASKESMQIKDNISRAGKGILETPSRKKRKTRLKARVEALRNSMRGESSSDEETLNSSSNSSSMIRFRSDDSLMRSRDSSLNKRSRSARNERYIKRLSRDEENLLNKEAELLQQGYTKAEVEMLTRTPTSQSSGYGTCKRDTTSKIASEPLAINDINRRSLKSESVSSFPSTQSYPSSINFNAKVNNERINYSIQYPNNNTNRGSLYLNNNRESSVSNQYETPENIMCVKFRLGNVTNITKEEKAPPVPPPRDMHRKVVTPLSMYYDNNSTVADRRTNYNVKHGVPNNDFERIMRRSQERLVGYGLNGLRRPISNSEDHIAIQNNENIQNYMVKNEQPRRPASVSAEPNHYGSFVNSPPWRKQINQTSVVKPEAVQLRQDYLYYADQSPRSRRPISIKNTLNGLQNQYLSDSQVSVNANEKNIQRPRNASEFWKKIDDAERQRKQQNIFANSRSSSEYTNSSQINKSYPDQKKSTWNKIRDNTESADSLNKSKSIDIIDGARVWKATTEYKRSTTVEPQKTVSPPPKTHIRHKSDTYVSGTYQMPSDDEKSSERRKSTNLDDALNELEAIYNSLGLGDEDLLDRAERRELMTPKFYDHLNDWNGNDDDIQLRSQPSTPLRRISRRSTLPDKLQDDMAFRRMNSFSNKEKPNHKDTQAQISYMLASPVYVPYASDDDKQSERNEPDIVFDDVVYRNIKQTNNRLKTVEPQPPFGIPVGPISPAPQSDYLHATPENKGRSRFVPKRSPDIVADDLAYRSLRKDSRHSSLFNGENYNGYVNNNSYAEFPYAKDSAANIKKKRAVRSLSANIFTMIQKEIDDALNISKMPSLQKTHSNSDVMKRLRDTFEKNDNQKEYCPRNKVKQRHNTVNLFANSTHTPSHHFAKDDSFIYNDDICLAKPPSCDKSKSSSPSNRSPQTSKRSSKDEFQQVLSMLAQEAMDTSNKLGVALAELDKNRNKSEISDIQNRISDSRTNFLNGLTAKTCANSINELNQNTEKSPQTLDTDEHSKAKKTEDSLLLISDQLNKVEDQLKCTFDKEVQLKNESSTVCNKDNLNKTFEEIETSTLSVENSVIPDIVPQITQNEMIVSDTTFEGRENRSPPRFNSLNPFLNTDDKVKELNEIKAFKELKDGISDLIAGIAEVNEKLFVSKSSKVENNQPQANELITTKCSEASNEVATKESHIDSSNRASISLSIYEDDIENKKDTADSTEYNSSEELATIFKLDFNKETQSNNNDSHNNNDKRERNNLNSPNLVKTMSQNLRRFSVDESTSQSNNTLPTTVVPWRAKRQNNNSQNENKGDNTKSKRNWHDSGTLMLACSYTLMFSQHLADLDWLTLLGLLLAMITIIAMLII; encoded by the exons ATGGTAGCTATTCTTGAAGTCGGTACTAATAATAACTACTTCGCTTCTTTTTTACCT acTGTCAATTCTCCACCTGTTCCTCATCGCGACATCACTGGAGCATCCGCAGCATCTTATAGGCCCTATAATGAAGATTATGCTTCCGTCCAGCGTCAATTAGACCGACCAATTCAAACTGAAATCGATGTCGAACGAACGAAAAAGGACAAAAAATGGTCCATTGGAAAACTTTTTAGAAGAAAAAAGAAAGATGAAGAAAGTGGTTCATCATCACAAACCGACGAAGGTGGTACTCGTTCTCCTTCgaaaaagaaaagtaaaaagaaaaaacgcACTCCTGCAGTCAATAACTTTGATCACATAGTAATTAGAGATGGCAGACGCGCTCAAAGTTTAGCTAACTCTAATATACGAGATACTAATGACGATGGAGTTCTCTCTGATCCATCAGCTGGATTTATCAAATACAAAGATAAGCAAGAAACATACAGTGCTTCAAAAGAATCGAtgcaaattaaagataatatttcaaGAGCCGGAAAGGGAATATTGGAGACACCTTCACGTAAAAAGAGGAAAACCAGACTGAAAGCGCGCGTAGAAGCTTTGAGAAACAGCATGAGAGGAGAATCAAGCAGTGATGAAGAAACATTAAATTCCTCTTCTAATTCTTCTTCTATGATTAGATTTCGAAGTGATGATTCTCTGATGAGATCACGAGACAGTTCTCTAAATAAAAGATCTCGAAGCGCTCGTAACGAAAGATATATTAAGAGATTGTCACGCGATGAAGAAAATCTGTTAAATAAGGAAGCAGAATTACTTCAACAGGGCTATACAAAAGCGGAAGTTGAAATGTTGACAAGGACGCCGACAAGTCAGAGCAGTGGCTATGGAACGTGTAAACGAGATACGACGTCCAAAATAGCTTCAGAACCATTAGctataaatgatattaatagGCGTTCACTAAAATCTGAATCAGTATCATCTTTCCCATCTACACAAAGTTACCCATCATCCATTAACTTTAACGCTAAAGTTAACAATGAGCGTATTAATTATTCcatacaatatccaaataataaCACTAATCGAGGATCATTATACCTTAACAATAACAGAGAGAGTAGTGTATCAAACCAATATGAAACTCCTGAAAATATTATGTGTGTAAAATTTCGATTAGGAAAcgttactaatattacaaaagaagaAAAAGCACCGCCGGTGCCACCTCCTCGTGATATGCATCGAAAAGTAGTAACACCTTTGTCGatgtattatgataataattccACTGTGGCCGATAGAAGAACTAATTATAATGTGAAACATGGTGTTCCTAATAATGACTTTGAAAGAATAATGAGACGAAGTCAAGAAAGATTAGTTGGTTACGGTCTCAACGGGTTGCGACGTCCTATATCGAATTCTGAAGATCATATAGCtattcaaaataatgaaaatattcagAACTATATGGTTAAAAACGAGCAGCCCCGAAGACCAGCATCGGTGTCAGCTGAACCCAATCATTATGGTTCTTTTGTTAATAGTCCTCCATGGAGAAAACAGATAAATCAAACCAGTGTTGTAAAACCTGAAGCTGTTCAATTAAGACAAGATTATTTATACTATGCCGATCAAAGCCCAAGATCACGTAGGccaataagtattaaaaatactttaaacggTTTACAAAACCAATACCTTAGCGATTCTCAAGTATCAGTTAAtgctaatgaaaaaaatattcaaagaccAAGAAATGCTTCagaattttggaaaaaaattgaTGACGCAGAAAGACAgagaaaacaacaaaatatatttgcgaaTTCAAGAAGCAGCAGTGAATATACAAATTCTtctcaaattaataaatcttatccAGATCAAAAAAAGTCAACATGGAATAAAATTAGAGATAATACTGAAAGTGctgatagtttaaataaaagtaaatctatTGATATTATAGATGGTGCTAGAGTATGGAAAGCAACAACTGAGTATAAAAGATCGACTACTGTAGAGCCACAAAAAACTGTCTCTCCACCTCCAAAAACACACATTCGTCACAAATCAGATACTTATGTTTCGGGAACATACCAAATGCCATCAGATGATGAAAAAAGTTCAGAAAGACGAAAATCTACTAACCTTGATGACGCACTCAATGAATTGGAGGCAATTTATAATAGTTTGGGCTTAGGTGATGAAGATTTATTAGATAGAGCTGAGCGGCGAGAGTTAATGACACCTAAATTTTATGACCATTTAAATGACTGGAATGGTAACGATGATGATATACAATTGAGAAGTCAACCTTCGACGCCACTTAGGCGAATATCGAGAAGATCAACCTTACCTGATAAATTACAAGATGATATGGCTTTTCGCAGAATGAATTCCTTTTCAAACAAAGAAAAGCCAAATCACAAAGATACACAGGCTCAAATAAGTTATATGTTGGCTTCGCCTGTCTATGTTCCCTATGCATCAGATGACGACAAGCAATCAGAACGTAATGAACCAGATATAGTATTTGATGATGTTGTTTACAGAAACATTAAACAAACGAATAATCGACTCAAAACTGTTGAACCACAACCACCATTCGGTATACCTGTAGGTCCTATTTCGCCAGCTCCACAAAGTGATTACTTACATGCTACACCCGAAAATAAAGGACGATCTCGTTTTGTGCCAAAGAGGTCACCTGATATTGTCGCTGATGATTTAGCTTACCGAAGTTTAAGAAAAGATAGTAGACATTCATCTCTCTTTAACGGGGAAAATTATAATGGCTATGTTAATAACAATAGTTATGCTGAATTTCCCTATGCAAAAGATTCAGctgctaatattaaaaagaaacgaGCTGTGAGATCTCTTTCAGCGAATATCTTTACTATGATACAAAAAGAAATAGACGACGCTTTGAACATTAGTAAGATGCCGTCATTACAAAAAACACATAGTAATAGTGATGTCATGAAGAGGCTTCGTgatacatttgaaaaaaatgatAACCAAAAGGAATACTGTCCTCGAAATAAGGTAAAACAGCGACATAATACTGTCAATTTATTTGCCAATAGCACCCACACACCTTCACATCATTTCGCAAAAGATGACTCATTCATTTATAACGACGATATATGTCTTGCTAAACCACCATCATGTGATAAATCAAAAAGTTCATCCCCATCAAATCGATCACCACAAACATCTAAACGGTCATCAAAAGATGAATTTCAACAGGTTCTAAGTATGTTAGCGCAAGAAGCTATGGATACTAGTAATAAGTTAGGAGTCGCTTTAGCTGAATTAGATAAAAATCGAAACAAGAGTGAGATATCAGACATTCAGAATAGAATATCAGATAGTAGAACAAATTTTTTGAACGGCTTAACTGCTAAAACATGTGCAAAttctataaatgaattaaatcaaaatacggAAAAATCACCGCAAACCTTAGATACTGACGAACACTCTAAAGCAAAAAAAACTGAAGATAGTTTACTATTAATATCAGATCAATTGAATAAAGTTGAAGACCAGTTAAAATGTACTTTTGATAAGGAAGTTCAGCTTAAAAATGAAAGTTCAACAGTCTGTaataaagacaatttaaataaaacatttgaagaaATAGAGACATCTACATTATCAGTTGAAAATAGTGTTATTCCCGACATTGTACCTCAAATAACACAAAATGAAATGATCGTATCTGACACTACGTTTGAGGGTCGGGAAAACAGGTCTCCGCCGCGATTCAATTCTCTCAATCCATTTTTGAATACTGACGATAAAGTGAAAGAGCTAAATGAAATAAAGGCATTTAAAGAATTAAAGGATGGGATATCTGATTTAATAGCGGGAATAGCTGAGGTCAatgaaaaactttttgtttcaaaatcctcaaaagttgaaaataatcaGCCTCAAGCCAATGAATTAATAACTACAAAGTGTAGCGAAGCTTCAAACGAAGTTGCAACAAAAGAAAGTCACATAGATTCATCTAATAGAGCATCTATTAGTTTATCTATATACGAAGatgatatagaaaataaaaaagatacagCCGATTCAACTGAGTATAATTCTTCAGAAGAACTTGCAACGATATTTAAACTCGATTTTAACAAAGAGACACAATCCAATAATAATGAcagtcataataataatgacaaaagaGAACGCAATAATTTAAACTCTCCGAATCTTGTAAAGACAATGAGTCAAAATTTGCGGAGATTTTCTGTAGATGAAAGTACTAGTCAAAGTAACAATACACTGCCAACTACCGTAGTCCCATGGAGAGCTAAGAGGCAAAACAATAATTCACAAAACGAAAACAAAG GCGATAATACGAAGTCAAAGCGCAATTGGCACGACTCAGGCACGTTGATGTTAGCTTGTTCCTACACCTTAATGTTCTCGCAGCACCTGGCAGACCTGGATTGGTTGACGCTGCTCGGCTTGCTGTTGGCAATGATCACAATCATCGCTAtgcttataatttga
- the LOC113403060 gene encoding probable serine/threonine-protein kinase DDB_G0282963 isoform X2 encodes MHTSMMMTVNSPPVPHRDITGASAASYRPYNEDYASVQRQLDRPIQTEIDVERTKKDKKWSIGKLFRRKKKDEESGSSSQTDEGGTRSPSKKKSKKKKRTPAVNNFDHIVIRDGRRAQSLANSNIRDTNDDGVLSDPSAGFIKYKDKQETYSASKESMQIKDNISRAGKGILETPSRKKRKTRLKARVEALRNSMRGESSSDEETLNSSSNSSSMIRFRSDDSLMRSRDSSLNKRSRSARNERYIKRLSRDEENLLNKEAELLQQGYTKAEVEMLTRTPTSQSSGYGTCKRDTTSKIASEPLAINDINRRSLKSESVSSFPSTQSYPSSINFNAKVNNERINYSIQYPNNNTNRGSLYLNNNRESSVSNQYETPENIMCVKFRLGNVTNITKEEKAPPVPPPRDMHRKVVTPLSMYYDNNSTVADRRTNYNVKHGVPNNDFERIMRRSQERLVGYGLNGLRRPISNSEDHIAIQNNENIQNYMVKNEQPRRPASVSAEPNHYGSFVNSPPWRKQINQTSVVKPEAVQLRQDYLYYADQSPRSRRPISIKNTLNGLQNQYLSDSQVSVNANEKNIQRPRNASEFWKKIDDAERQRKQQNIFANSRSSSEYTNSSQINKSYPDQKKSTWNKIRDNTESADSLNKSKSIDIIDGARVWKATTEYKRSTTVEPQKTVSPPPKTHIRHKSDTYVSGTYQMPSDDEKSSERRKSTNLDDALNELEAIYNSLGLGDEDLLDRAERRELMTPKFYDHLNDWNGNDDDIQLRSQPSTPLRRISRRSTLPDKLQDDMAFRRMNSFSNKEKPNHKDTQAQISYMLASPVYVPYASDDDKQSERNEPDIVFDDVVYRNIKQTNNRLKTVEPQPPFGIPVGPISPAPQSDYLHATPENKGRSRFVPKRSPDIVADDLAYRSLRKDSRHSSLFNGENYNGYVNNNSYAEFPYAKDSAANIKKKRAVRSLSANIFTMIQKEIDDALNISKMPSLQKTHSNSDVMKRLRDTFEKNDNQKEYCPRNKVKQRHNTVNLFANSTHTPSHHFAKDDSFIYNDDICLAKPPSCDKSKSSSPSNRSPQTSKRSSKDEFQQVLSMLAQEAMDTSNKLGVALAELDKNRNKSEISDIQNRISDSRTNFLNGLTAKTCANSINELNQNTEKSPQTLDTDEHSKAKKTEDSLLLISDQLNKVEDQLKCTFDKEVQLKNESSTVCNKDNLNKTFEEIETSTLSVENSVIPDIVPQITQNEMIVSDTTFEGRENRSPPRFNSLNPFLNTDDKVKELNEIKAFKELKDGISDLIAGIAEVNEKLFVSKSSKVENNQPQANELITTKCSEASNEVATKESHIDSSNRASISLSIYEDDIENKKDTADSTEYNSSEELATIFKLDFNKETQSNNNDSHNNNDKRERNNLNSPNLVKTMSQNLRRFSVDESTSQSNNTLPTTVVPWRAKRQNNNSQNENKGDNTKSKRNWHDSGTLMLACSYTLMFSQHLADLDWLTLLGLLLAMITIIAMLII; translated from the exons acTGTCAATTCTCCACCTGTTCCTCATCGCGACATCACTGGAGCATCCGCAGCATCTTATAGGCCCTATAATGAAGATTATGCTTCCGTCCAGCGTCAATTAGACCGACCAATTCAAACTGAAATCGATGTCGAACGAACGAAAAAGGACAAAAAATGGTCCATTGGAAAACTTTTTAGAAGAAAAAAGAAAGATGAAGAAAGTGGTTCATCATCACAAACCGACGAAGGTGGTACTCGTTCTCCTTCgaaaaagaaaagtaaaaagaaaaaacgcACTCCTGCAGTCAATAACTTTGATCACATAGTAATTAGAGATGGCAGACGCGCTCAAAGTTTAGCTAACTCTAATATACGAGATACTAATGACGATGGAGTTCTCTCTGATCCATCAGCTGGATTTATCAAATACAAAGATAAGCAAGAAACATACAGTGCTTCAAAAGAATCGAtgcaaattaaagataatatttcaaGAGCCGGAAAGGGAATATTGGAGACACCTTCACGTAAAAAGAGGAAAACCAGACTGAAAGCGCGCGTAGAAGCTTTGAGAAACAGCATGAGAGGAGAATCAAGCAGTGATGAAGAAACATTAAATTCCTCTTCTAATTCTTCTTCTATGATTAGATTTCGAAGTGATGATTCTCTGATGAGATCACGAGACAGTTCTCTAAATAAAAGATCTCGAAGCGCTCGTAACGAAAGATATATTAAGAGATTGTCACGCGATGAAGAAAATCTGTTAAATAAGGAAGCAGAATTACTTCAACAGGGCTATACAAAAGCGGAAGTTGAAATGTTGACAAGGACGCCGACAAGTCAGAGCAGTGGCTATGGAACGTGTAAACGAGATACGACGTCCAAAATAGCTTCAGAACCATTAGctataaatgatattaatagGCGTTCACTAAAATCTGAATCAGTATCATCTTTCCCATCTACACAAAGTTACCCATCATCCATTAACTTTAACGCTAAAGTTAACAATGAGCGTATTAATTATTCcatacaatatccaaataataaCACTAATCGAGGATCATTATACCTTAACAATAACAGAGAGAGTAGTGTATCAAACCAATATGAAACTCCTGAAAATATTATGTGTGTAAAATTTCGATTAGGAAAcgttactaatattacaaaagaagaAAAAGCACCGCCGGTGCCACCTCCTCGTGATATGCATCGAAAAGTAGTAACACCTTTGTCGatgtattatgataataattccACTGTGGCCGATAGAAGAACTAATTATAATGTGAAACATGGTGTTCCTAATAATGACTTTGAAAGAATAATGAGACGAAGTCAAGAAAGATTAGTTGGTTACGGTCTCAACGGGTTGCGACGTCCTATATCGAATTCTGAAGATCATATAGCtattcaaaataatgaaaatattcagAACTATATGGTTAAAAACGAGCAGCCCCGAAGACCAGCATCGGTGTCAGCTGAACCCAATCATTATGGTTCTTTTGTTAATAGTCCTCCATGGAGAAAACAGATAAATCAAACCAGTGTTGTAAAACCTGAAGCTGTTCAATTAAGACAAGATTATTTATACTATGCCGATCAAAGCCCAAGATCACGTAGGccaataagtattaaaaatactttaaacggTTTACAAAACCAATACCTTAGCGATTCTCAAGTATCAGTTAAtgctaatgaaaaaaatattcaaagaccAAGAAATGCTTCagaattttggaaaaaaattgaTGACGCAGAAAGACAgagaaaacaacaaaatatatttgcgaaTTCAAGAAGCAGCAGTGAATATACAAATTCTtctcaaattaataaatcttatccAGATCAAAAAAAGTCAACATGGAATAAAATTAGAGATAATACTGAAAGTGctgatagtttaaataaaagtaaatctatTGATATTATAGATGGTGCTAGAGTATGGAAAGCAACAACTGAGTATAAAAGATCGACTACTGTAGAGCCACAAAAAACTGTCTCTCCACCTCCAAAAACACACATTCGTCACAAATCAGATACTTATGTTTCGGGAACATACCAAATGCCATCAGATGATGAAAAAAGTTCAGAAAGACGAAAATCTACTAACCTTGATGACGCACTCAATGAATTGGAGGCAATTTATAATAGTTTGGGCTTAGGTGATGAAGATTTATTAGATAGAGCTGAGCGGCGAGAGTTAATGACACCTAAATTTTATGACCATTTAAATGACTGGAATGGTAACGATGATGATATACAATTGAGAAGTCAACCTTCGACGCCACTTAGGCGAATATCGAGAAGATCAACCTTACCTGATAAATTACAAGATGATATGGCTTTTCGCAGAATGAATTCCTTTTCAAACAAAGAAAAGCCAAATCACAAAGATACACAGGCTCAAATAAGTTATATGTTGGCTTCGCCTGTCTATGTTCCCTATGCATCAGATGACGACAAGCAATCAGAACGTAATGAACCAGATATAGTATTTGATGATGTTGTTTACAGAAACATTAAACAAACGAATAATCGACTCAAAACTGTTGAACCACAACCACCATTCGGTATACCTGTAGGTCCTATTTCGCCAGCTCCACAAAGTGATTACTTACATGCTACACCCGAAAATAAAGGACGATCTCGTTTTGTGCCAAAGAGGTCACCTGATATTGTCGCTGATGATTTAGCTTACCGAAGTTTAAGAAAAGATAGTAGACATTCATCTCTCTTTAACGGGGAAAATTATAATGGCTATGTTAATAACAATAGTTATGCTGAATTTCCCTATGCAAAAGATTCAGctgctaatattaaaaagaaacgaGCTGTGAGATCTCTTTCAGCGAATATCTTTACTATGATACAAAAAGAAATAGACGACGCTTTGAACATTAGTAAGATGCCGTCATTACAAAAAACACATAGTAATAGTGATGTCATGAAGAGGCTTCGTgatacatttgaaaaaaatgatAACCAAAAGGAATACTGTCCTCGAAATAAGGTAAAACAGCGACATAATACTGTCAATTTATTTGCCAATAGCACCCACACACCTTCACATCATTTCGCAAAAGATGACTCATTCATTTATAACGACGATATATGTCTTGCTAAACCACCATCATGTGATAAATCAAAAAGTTCATCCCCATCAAATCGATCACCACAAACATCTAAACGGTCATCAAAAGATGAATTTCAACAGGTTCTAAGTATGTTAGCGCAAGAAGCTATGGATACTAGTAATAAGTTAGGAGTCGCTTTAGCTGAATTAGATAAAAATCGAAACAAGAGTGAGATATCAGACATTCAGAATAGAATATCAGATAGTAGAACAAATTTTTTGAACGGCTTAACTGCTAAAACATGTGCAAAttctataaatgaattaaatcaaaatacggAAAAATCACCGCAAACCTTAGATACTGACGAACACTCTAAAGCAAAAAAAACTGAAGATAGTTTACTATTAATATCAGATCAATTGAATAAAGTTGAAGACCAGTTAAAATGTACTTTTGATAAGGAAGTTCAGCTTAAAAATGAAAGTTCAACAGTCTGTaataaagacaatttaaataaaacatttgaagaaATAGAGACATCTACATTATCAGTTGAAAATAGTGTTATTCCCGACATTGTACCTCAAATAACACAAAATGAAATGATCGTATCTGACACTACGTTTGAGGGTCGGGAAAACAGGTCTCCGCCGCGATTCAATTCTCTCAATCCATTTTTGAATACTGACGATAAAGTGAAAGAGCTAAATGAAATAAAGGCATTTAAAGAATTAAAGGATGGGATATCTGATTTAATAGCGGGAATAGCTGAGGTCAatgaaaaactttttgtttcaaaatcctcaaaagttgaaaataatcaGCCTCAAGCCAATGAATTAATAACTACAAAGTGTAGCGAAGCTTCAAACGAAGTTGCAACAAAAGAAAGTCACATAGATTCATCTAATAGAGCATCTATTAGTTTATCTATATACGAAGatgatatagaaaataaaaaagatacagCCGATTCAACTGAGTATAATTCTTCAGAAGAACTTGCAACGATATTTAAACTCGATTTTAACAAAGAGACACAATCCAATAATAATGAcagtcataataataatgacaaaagaGAACGCAATAATTTAAACTCTCCGAATCTTGTAAAGACAATGAGTCAAAATTTGCGGAGATTTTCTGTAGATGAAAGTACTAGTCAAAGTAACAATACACTGCCAACTACCGTAGTCCCATGGAGAGCTAAGAGGCAAAACAATAATTCACAAAACGAAAACAAAG GCGATAATACGAAGTCAAAGCGCAATTGGCACGACTCAGGCACGTTGATGTTAGCTTGTTCCTACACCTTAATGTTCTCGCAGCACCTGGCAGACCTGGATTGGTTGACGCTGCTCGGCTTGCTGTTGGCAATGATCACAATCATCGCTAtgcttataatttga